The proteins below are encoded in one region of Coffea arabica cultivar ET-39 chromosome 4c, Coffea Arabica ET-39 HiFi, whole genome shotgun sequence:
- the LOC113738863 gene encoding kunitz trypsin inhibitor 5-like, whose protein sequence is MKAPLVLFPLVLISIYTNSLFCQAAAESVQPAAVFGVDGKEVRTDLFYYIRPANNRGKDRGGGLGLRSIGNDSCPLVVIQETNELRDGLPLTFSPAVAPKDNVVRVSTDLNIQVAFPDTCNQPTVWRVDVSDKSKGRKFVNLGGVIGNPGPETLGNWFKIEKVGDHGNKYKLVYCPTVCSYCKVNCKNLGIVYQNGLRRLALSHRPFKVIFTQA, encoded by the coding sequence ATGAAGGCCCCCCTCGTTCTATTTCCATTAGTTCTCATTTCCATATACACAAACTCCTTGTTCTGTCAAGCTGCTGCTGAATCAGTCCAGCCAGCAGCGGTCTTTGGTGTAGATGGGAAGGAGGTTCGGACAGACCTCTTCTACTACATCCGACCAGCCAACAACCGCGGCAAAGATAGAGGAGGAGGGCTCGGGCTGCGCAGCATTGGCAACGACAGCTGTCCACTTGTCGTAATCCAGGAAACAAACGAGCTCAGAGATGGCCTGCCGCTGACATTTTCACCGGCCGTGGCCCCTAAGGATAATGTGGTACGCGTCTCAACTGATCTCAACATCCAAGTTGCATTTCCGGATACATGTAACCAGCCTACTGTTTGGAGAGTTGATGTTTCCGATAAATCTAAAGGAAGGAAGTTTGTGAATCTTGGTGGGGTGATTGGAAATCCGGGGCCTGAGACTCTAGGCAACTGGTTCAAGATTGAAAAGGTTGGAGACCATGGGAACAAGTATAAGCTTGTCTATTGTCCAACAGTATGCAGCTATTGCAAAGTTAATTGTAAGAATCTTGGGATCGTTTATCAGAATGGGCTAAGACGATTGGCTCTGAGTCATAGACCCTTCAAGGTCATATTCACTCAAGCATGA
- the LOC113738650 gene encoding kunitz trypsin inhibitor 5-like: MTNTSVLFILSFLVIFSISTNFFSSAAEAPEPVLDVAGKMLRTYLNYYILPANVFRGRYRGGGLTLSGIGNDTCPAGVFQETSQQINGIPLTFFPVNPKKGVVRVSTDLNIKFDYPDTCDESPVWSVDNYVYPSDDSFVNIGGVVGNPGPETLSSWFKIQKFGYRDYKLVFCPTVCSYCDVICKDVGITYQDGKRRLSLTTDYPHRVVFQQA; this comes from the coding sequence ATGACGAACACGTCAGTACTCTTCATCCTTTCATTCCTTGTAATATTTTCCATTTCCACAAACTTCTTCTCTTCAGCTGCTGAAGCACCCGAGCCAGTGCTCGATGTGGCTGGAAAGATGCTTCGAACTTACCTCAACTACTACATACTACCAGCCAATGTCTTCCGGGGCAGATACAGAGGTGGAGGACTTACACTATCGGGCATCGGCAATGACACTTGCCCAGctggtgtttttcaagaaacgTCTCAACAAATAAATGGCATCCCTTTGACATTTTTCCCTGTGAACCCGAAGAAAGGTGTGGTTCGTGTCTCCACAGACTTAAACATCAAATTCGATTATCCAGATACCTGTGACGAATCTCCAGTTTGGAGCGTTGATAATTATGTTTATCCATCGGATGACAGCTTTGTTAACATCGGCGGAGTTGTTGGAAATCCTGGTCCTGAGACTTTAAGCAGTTGgttcaagattcaaaaatttGGCTATCGTGATTACAAGCTTGTTTTTTGTCCCACAGTATGCAGCTATTGTGATGTTATTTGCAAAGATGTTGGCATAACATACCAGGATGGGAAAAGACGTTTGTCCCTGACAACTGATTATCCACACAGGGTCGTATTCCAGCAAGCATAA